The following coding sequences are from one Brienomyrus brachyistius isolate T26 chromosome 2, BBRACH_0.4, whole genome shotgun sequence window:
- the LOC125719231 gene encoding sterile alpha motif domain-containing protein 3-like has product MYAFKAYPTKEDFETVAKALVQTHPCLKETGSHSGWNGWKNSLKFKMGNYRTKMRQLGRLDVTVNGGKRRSDTTNGDPANTQIKKPKKGEINFLPDFPEGMTDQNMEVAREVLVNEMMKTKPRESLVKKEMDVTFAFRRKEIVNEKPAISQVVHRWPALFTENQVYYEFGRVVGKNLRENFLDALDNLSPSLMDLFKKKKGLTGQLLAELLYQTKTTEPTDVRCLCLRGLPVTLGDDPSAFFKTCFDTADNDLYRQTPMGLLFIGEENLKLNPSKVGIILEGNVVMDDLANLPQAFYVLFGLIYALHLDYPRYMKNTFCFVQQVMFNLGKSELPPKIQTLKNQLTV; this is encoded by the exons ATGTATGCATTTAAAGCATACCCAACAAAGGAAGATTTTGAGACTGTTGCTAAGGCTttagtgcaaacacacccatgccTTAAAGAAACTGGGTCACACTCTGGCTGGAATGGTTGGAAGAATAGCCTTAAGTTCAAAATGGGTAATTATAGAACCAAAATGCGGCAGCTGGGTCGACTTGATGTTACTGTCAATGGTGGCAAGCGAAGAAGTGACACTACAAATGGCGATCCTGCAAACACACAGATCAAGAAGCCAAAGAAAGGGGAAATAAATTTCCTGCCTGATTTTCCAGAGGGGATGACTGACCAAAACATGGAAGTAGCTCGTGAGGTTCTGGTCAATGAAATGATGAAGACAAAGCCAAGGGAATCCCTGGTTAAGAAAGAGATGGATGTGACGTTTGCTTTTCGCAGAAAGGAGATTGTCAATGAGAAGCCTGCCATCAGCCAGGTGGTGCATCGTTGGCCAGCTCTTTTTACAGAAAATCAG GTTTATTATGAATTTGGCAGAGTGGTAGGGAAAAATCTCAGAGAGAACTTCTTGGATGCACTTGACAATTTGTCTCCAAGCCTCATGGACCTCTTCAAAAAGAAGAAAGGCCTTACTGGTCAGCTTTTGGCTGAACTTTTATACCAGACAAAG ACAACTGAGCCAACAGACGTCAGATGCCTTTGTCTTCGGGGACTGCCGGTCACCTTGGGTGATGATCCTTCTGCCTTCTTCAAGACCTGCTTT GACACAGCTGACAATGACTTGTACAGGCAAACTCCAATGGGATTGCTTTTCATTGGTGAAGAGAACCTTAAGCTGAACCCATCCAAAGTGGGAATCATCTTGGAAGGGAATGTGGTGATGGATGATCTGGCCAACCTTCCTCAGGCCTTCTATGTCCTTTTTGGACTGATATATGCCCTGCACCTGGACTATCCCAGATACATGAAAAACACTTTTTGCTTTGTTCAGCAGGTGATGTTTAACCTGGGTAAAAGTGAGCTGCCACCAAAAATTCAGACTCTGAAAAACCAACTTACAGTGTAA